A single Thermoanaerobacterales bacterium DNA region contains:
- a CDS encoding chemotaxis protein CheD: protein MSKELSAVKAQEPEQIHVGIGEYKIAFAPHVLVTLGLGSCVGVTLYDPVMKCGGLLHVMLPDSTAYSRINKPARYADLGVPMLLDELKKLGARRERLEAKLAGGAQMFSGADRQFILNIGQRNVEMVRLMLARLKLRVKGEEVGGNVGRTMYLDTATGLVTIRSLGQGTRTL, encoded by the coding sequence GTGTCGAAAGAACTTTCCGCCGTCAAGGCGCAGGAGCCCGAGCAGATCCACGTCGGGATCGGCGAGTACAAGATCGCCTTCGCGCCGCATGTCCTGGTGACCCTCGGCCTGGGGTCCTGCGTCGGGGTGACCCTGTATGACCCGGTGATGAAGTGTGGCGGGCTGCTGCACGTCATGCTGCCGGACAGCACCGCCTACAGCCGGATTAACAAGCCGGCGCGCTACGCCGACCTGGGCGTGCCGATGCTGCTGGACGAACTAAAGAAGCTCGGTGCCCGCCGGGAGCGACTGGAGGCCAAACTGGCCGGCGGCGCGCAGATGTTCAGCGGGGCCGACCGCCAGTTCATCCTGAACATCGGGCAGCGCAACGTGGAGATGGTCCGGCTGATGCTGGCCCGCCTCAAGCTTCGCGTGAAGGGTGAAGAGGTGGGCGGGAACGTCGGCCGGACGATGTACCTGGATACCGCGACCGGCCTGGTGACCATCCGCAGTCTGGGACAGGGGACGCGTACGCTGTAA